Proteins encoded within one genomic window of Sphingomonas sp. KRR8:
- the secG gene encoding preprotein translocase subunit SecG, translating into MFTFLLILEALVALALCTVILMQRSEGGGLGVGGSSAGLMTARGAADFLTRATGILGAMFVVLCIALAAYSGTRTNGQTIDASVANQAAPISPLEPGGTPLSGPPAGPNTSPPNNAAPGSRAPAMQPAQPSNGSVPLAQ; encoded by the coding sequence ATGTTCACCTTCCTCCTCATCCTCGAAGCGCTGGTTGCACTGGCCCTGTGCACGGTGATCCTGATGCAGCGTTCGGAAGGCGGCGGGCTGGGCGTGGGCGGCAGTTCGGCGGGACTGATGACCGCGCGCGGCGCGGCCGACTTCCTGACCCGGGCGACGGGCATTCTCGGCGCTATGTTCGTGGTCCTGTGCATCGCTCTCGCGGCCTATTCTGGCACCCGTACCAACGGCCAGACGATCGACGCATCGGTCGCGAATCAGGCGGCGCCGATCAGCCCGCTTGAGCCGGGTGGAACCCCGCTGTCGGGTCCGCCGGCCGGTCCCAACACCTCGCCGCCGAACAACGCCGCGCCGGGCAGCCGCGCGCCGGCGATGCAGCCTGCTCAGCCGAGCAACGGTTCGGTCCCGCTCGCTCAGTAA
- the tpiA gene encoding triose-phosphate isomerase encodes MSRRKLVAGNWKMHGTSADLGEVRGIAEAARRLDGQVDVALCVPATLIHRAAEGVPGFAIGAQDIHMADKGAHTGDICAAMLHDAGARLTIVGHSERRDAHREDDTTVRAKAEAALRSGLKVILCVGESDAERDAGRALEVVTAQLRASLPSEGATAVNFAVAYEPIWAIGTGKVPVTHDIAEMHAALRATLVEALGEEGAGVRLLYGGSVKASNAAEIFAVEDVDGALVGGASLTAADFVPIVEAAAA; translated from the coding sequence ATGTCGCGTCGCAAGCTGGTCGCCGGAAACTGGAAGATGCACGGCACCTCGGCCGACCTGGGTGAAGTGCGCGGCATTGCCGAGGCGGCCCGGCGGCTGGACGGGCAGGTGGATGTCGCCCTGTGCGTGCCCGCCACGCTGATCCACCGCGCGGCCGAGGGGGTGCCTGGCTTCGCCATCGGCGCGCAGGACATCCATATGGCGGACAAGGGTGCTCATACGGGCGACATCTGCGCGGCCATGCTTCACGACGCGGGAGCGAGGCTGACCATCGTCGGCCATAGCGAGCGGCGGGATGCGCACCGCGAGGACGACACGACCGTCCGTGCCAAGGCGGAGGCGGCGCTTCGATCGGGGCTGAAGGTCATCCTGTGCGTGGGCGAGAGCGACGCGGAGCGCGACGCGGGGCGAGCGCTCGAAGTGGTGACCGCGCAGCTTCGGGCCAGCCTGCCGTCGGAGGGCGCCACGGCGGTCAATTTCGCCGTCGCCTATGAGCCCATCTGGGCGATCGGGACTGGCAAGGTGCCCGTGACCCATGACATTGCGGAGATGCACGCCGCGCTGCGCGCGACACTCGTCGAGGCGCTCGGCGAGGAGGGAGCGGGCGTGCGGCTGCTTTATGGCGGCTCGGTCAAGGCCAGCAATGCGGCGGAGATCTTTGCCGTCGAGGACGTGGACGGCGCCTTGGTCGGCGGTGCGAGTCTGACGGCCGCCGACTTCGTGCCGATCGTGGAGGCGGCCGCGGCTTAG
- a CDS encoding peptidyl-prolyl cis-trans isomerase, with amino-acid sequence MLSFFRRLSKSKGGAAIGILFLVIMLASFAVADVNNFKSFGSGGFNQGVLAKVGKEQVTEAELSQTMQRQLAQLRQQKPDATYADLAPQFEQIVNGLIQAKTLKAYAIAHGMMPPKKAIDAEIVKIPATRGLDGRFSEASYAQFLQQQRLTDAQLRDEVVVLLLQRMLLAPVAANMRMPLGVARPYASMLLEEREGQVAVIPSAAFKAGAAPTDAELQAFYAQNRNRYVVPEQRVLRIARISPETVAGVQPTDQEIAAYYQQNAATYAGGESRVLSRASIADQNQANQVAARAKAGGTFAAAAQPAGFSAADVSLGPQSRADLTTLAGPQVAAAVFAAPAGAVVGPIKSSTGYDVIKVERIDRKPGKSLAEARPEIIAKLAVDKRKSALTDLVAKVEDGISENRTFDEVAQANKLPVTQTPPLVANGQSMAQPTFQLPPEYKTQLLKDAFSMQAGDDPLVETLANDAGYAVLALGQVTPATPAPLAQIRDRVAADFLAKRAEDGAKAAATAVLAKVTRGMPLAQAIKEQGITGAPAPAPLKVRRIQLAQLQGQVPAPLQMLFSLTPGKSRMVAAPQGQGFFIVQLAKTTPGDALGQPGLITQTQSDLSRQTGEEIAVQFLDAAQKELGVSRNEAAIAEARKRLLVGG; translated from the coding sequence ATGCTGTCCTTCTTCCGCCGTCTCTCGAAGTCCAAGGGCGGCGCCGCCATCGGCATCCTGTTCCTGGTCATCATGCTCGCCAGCTTCGCTGTAGCCGACGTGAACAACTTCAAGTCGTTCGGAAGCGGCGGGTTCAACCAGGGCGTGCTCGCCAAGGTCGGCAAGGAGCAGGTCACGGAGGCCGAGCTGTCGCAGACCATGCAGCGCCAGTTGGCGCAGCTGCGCCAGCAGAAGCCCGACGCCACCTACGCCGACCTCGCCCCGCAGTTCGAGCAGATCGTCAACGGCCTCATCCAGGCCAAGACGCTCAAGGCCTATGCGATCGCGCATGGCATGATGCCACCCAAGAAGGCCATCGACGCCGAAATCGTGAAGATCCCCGCCACGCGCGGGCTCGACGGCAGGTTCAGCGAGGCGTCCTATGCCCAGTTCCTCCAGCAGCAGCGGCTGACGGACGCGCAGCTCCGTGACGAGGTGGTCGTGCTGCTCCTGCAGCGGATGCTGCTGGCGCCGGTCGCTGCCAACATGCGCATGCCGCTGGGCGTCGCCCGTCCCTACGCCTCGATGCTGCTTGAGGAGCGCGAAGGCCAGGTGGCGGTGATCCCAAGCGCGGCATTCAAGGCCGGCGCGGCGCCGACCGATGCCGAGCTTCAGGCCTTCTACGCCCAGAACCGCAATCGCTACGTCGTGCCGGAGCAGCGCGTGCTGCGCATCGCCCGCATCAGCCCGGAGACGGTCGCCGGCGTGCAGCCCACCGACCAGGAAATCGCCGCTTACTATCAGCAGAATGCCGCGACCTATGCGGGCGGTGAGAGCCGGGTGCTGAGCCGCGCCTCGATCGCCGACCAGAACCAGGCGAACCAGGTGGCCGCTCGAGCCAAGGCGGGTGGCACCTTTGCCGCCGCTGCCCAGCCGGCCGGCTTTTCCGCCGCCGACGTCAGCCTGGGGCCGCAGAGCCGGGCGGACCTGACTACGCTGGCCGGACCCCAGGTCGCCGCGGCCGTCTTCGCCGCGCCCGCCGGTGCGGTGGTCGGCCCGATCAAGTCGAGCACCGGCTACGATGTGATCAAGGTGGAACGGATCGACCGCAAGCCGGGCAAGAGCCTGGCCGAGGCGCGGCCCGAGATCATCGCCAAGCTCGCCGTCGACAAGCGCAAGAGCGCGCTGACCGACCTGGTCGCCAAGGTCGAGGACGGGATCAGCGAGAACCGCACCTTCGACGAGGTCGCCCAGGCCAACAAGCTGCCGGTCACCCAGACCCCGCCGCTGGTCGCCAATGGTCAATCGATGGCGCAGCCGACTTTCCAGCTTCCGCCCGAGTACAAGACCCAGCTGCTTAAGGACGCCTTCTCGATGCAGGCGGGCGACGATCCGCTGGTGGAGACGCTTGCCAATGATGCGGGCTATGCCGTCCTGGCACTTGGTCAGGTGACCCCGGCCACGCCGGCGCCGCTGGCGCAGATCCGGGATCGAGTGGCCGCTGATTTCCTCGCCAAGCGCGCCGAGGATGGTGCCAAGGCCGCCGCAACCGCGGTGCTCGCCAAGGTCACTCGCGGAATGCCGCTGGCCCAGGCGATCAAGGAGCAGGGTATCACTGGTGCGCCCGCTCCTGCCCCGCTCAAGGTGCGGCGGATCCAGCTCGCGCAGCTGCAGGGCCAAGTCCCGGCGCCGTTGCAGATGCTGTTCAGCCTGACCCCGGGCAAGAGCCGGATGGTCGCCGCCCCGCAGGGTCAGGGCTTCTTCATCGTCCAGCTCGCCAAGACGACGCCGGGCGATGCGCTTGGCCAGCCGGGGCTGATTACCCAGACGCAAAGCGACCTGAGCCGGCAGACGGGCGAAGAGATCGCCGTGCAGTTCCTCGACGCCGCGCAGAAGGAGCTTGGCGTCAGCCGCAACGAAGCCGCGATCGCCGAGGCCCGCAAGCGTCTGCTCGTCGGCGGCTGA
- a CDS encoding aminodeoxychorismate/anthranilate synthase component II: MRRAVRLLVVDNHDSFSFTLVDYLLTLGGAVDVVQSDGVSVADAMQRTADGILLCPGPGRPEDAGISVPLARACIDARRPLLGVCLGLQAIGLACGAEVIRVAPVHGKAEPVSHVGTGLFEGLPSPLTVTRYHSLALGTLPDELEATAHSPDGVIQAVAHRNAPAHGVQFHPESVASEHGHALLSRFLDICC, encoded by the coding sequence ATGCGCCGCGCCGTGCGGCTGCTGGTGGTCGATAATCACGACAGCTTCAGCTTCACGCTGGTCGACTATCTGCTGACCCTCGGCGGCGCCGTCGACGTGGTGCAGAGCGATGGCGTGAGCGTCGCCGACGCCATGCAGCGCACCGCCGATGGGATCCTGCTTTGCCCCGGACCTGGCCGGCCGGAGGATGCCGGCATCTCCGTTCCGCTAGCCCGCGCCTGCATCGATGCGCGGAGGCCGCTACTCGGGGTCTGCCTCGGGCTGCAGGCGATTGGCCTCGCCTGCGGAGCGGAGGTCATTCGGGTCGCGCCAGTGCACGGCAAGGCCGAGCCCGTCAGCCACGTCGGCACCGGTCTGTTCGAGGGGCTGCCGTCCCCACTCACCGTCACGCGCTACCACTCGCTTGCGCTCGGCACTCTGCCGGATGAGCTGGAAGCGACGGCGCATTCACCGGACGGCGTGATCCAGGCGGTCGCGCATCGGAACGCTCCAGCCCACGGAGTGCAATTCCACCCGGAGAGTGTCGCCAGCGAACATGGTCACGCCCTCCTCAGCCGCTTTCTGGACATATGCTGTTGA
- the lexA gene encoding transcriptional repressor LexA has translation MLTVKQRELLQYIHERVSETGVSPSFDEMREALELKSKSGVHRLISALEERAFIRRLPNRARALEVLRMPDQPGGASAATEAKAPELKPVRIPANDTIEIPLHGRIAAGTPIEALQGTEQFAVPAALLGPGEHYALEVSGDSMVDEGILDGDFALIRKVDQAREGEIVVALIDGEEATLKTFRREGKMVRLDPANGAYSPQRYEENRVRIQGRLAGLIRRY, from the coding sequence ATGCTGACGGTCAAGCAGCGCGAACTATTGCAGTACATCCACGAACGGGTGAGCGAGACGGGTGTCTCGCCCTCGTTCGACGAGATGCGCGAAGCGCTCGAGCTCAAGAGCAAGTCGGGCGTTCACCGGCTCATCTCCGCACTTGAAGAACGGGCGTTCATCCGCCGGCTGCCCAATCGCGCCCGCGCCCTCGAGGTGCTGCGGATGCCCGACCAGCCCGGTGGGGCCAGTGCCGCGACAGAGGCGAAAGCGCCCGAGCTCAAGCCGGTCCGTATCCCGGCCAACGACACGATCGAGATTCCCCTGCACGGCCGGATCGCCGCCGGCACTCCGATCGAGGCGCTGCAAGGCACCGAGCAATTCGCTGTTCCCGCCGCCCTCCTCGGCCCGGGCGAGCATTATGCGCTGGAGGTCTCCGGCGACTCGATGGTCGACGAAGGCATTCTCGATGGCGACTTCGCACTCATCCGCAAGGTCGACCAAGCGCGCGAGGGAGAGATCGTCGTGGCGCTGATCGATGGCGAGGAAGCGACCCTCAAGACCTTCCGTCGCGAAGGCAAGATGGTCCGCCTTGATCCCGCGAACGGCGCCTATTCGCCGCAGCGCTATGAGGAGAATCGAGTGCGGATCCAGGGCCGCCTCGCCGGCCTGATCCGGCGTTACTGA
- a CDS encoding VOC family protein, with amino-acid sequence MQDARIDYVELPSVTAHELTRAFYTRAFGWTFTDYGPDYSATGTGTTDVGLNGQPDDALASPLPVIRVDDLEAAFQSVIDANGVIARPIFAFPGGRRFHFIDPGGNELAVWSTK; translated from the coding sequence ATGCAGGACGCCCGCATCGATTATGTTGAATTGCCGTCGGTGACGGCCCACGAACTGACGCGTGCCTTTTACACCAGAGCGTTCGGCTGGACCTTCACCGACTATGGTCCCGATTACAGCGCAACCGGAACCGGCACGACCGACGTCGGGTTGAACGGCCAGCCCGACGATGCACTCGCCAGCCCGCTTCCGGTTATCCGCGTCGACGACCTTGAGGCGGCGTTCCAGTCGGTGATCGATGCCAACGGCGTGATCGCCCGGCCGATCTTCGCCTTTCCGGGCGGCCGCCGCTTCCACTTCATCGATCCGGGCGGCAACGAACTCGCCGTCTGGAGCACGAAGTAG
- a CDS encoding MoxR family ATPase has product MRFEGTSEYVATPDLKVAVNAAATLRRPLLVKGEPGTGKTVLAEEIAKALGAPLITWSIKSSTKAAQGLYEYDAVARLRDGQLGDPRVHDIKNYIRPGKLWEAFTSPQLPVLLIDEIDKADIEFPNDLLTELDRMEFFVYETGETVKAAERPIVVITSNNEKELPDAFLRRCFFHYISFPDRATMERIVDVHFPGIQKILVGKALEIFYDVRDVPGLKKKPSTSELLDWLKLLLHEDMPLDVLQDRDPTKAIPPLHGALLKNEQDVMLFERLAFMARRKG; this is encoded by the coding sequence ATGCGCTTCGAAGGTACCTCTGAATACGTCGCCACGCCCGACCTCAAGGTCGCCGTCAACGCTGCCGCCACCTTGCGCCGCCCGCTGCTCGTCAAGGGCGAGCCAGGGACGGGCAAGACCGTGCTGGCGGAGGAGATCGCCAAGGCGCTGGGTGCGCCGCTGATCACCTGGAGCATCAAGTCGAGCACCAAGGCGGCGCAGGGCCTGTACGAATATGACGCGGTGGCCCGGCTGCGCGACGGCCAGCTCGGCGACCCGCGGGTGCATGATATCAAGAACTACATCCGGCCCGGCAAATTGTGGGAGGCCTTCACCTCACCGCAGCTGCCGGTGCTGCTGATCGACGAGATCGACAAGGCCGACATCGAGTTTCCCAATGACCTGCTGACCGAACTCGATCGGATGGAGTTCTTCGTCTACGAGACCGGCGAGACCGTGAAGGCGGCGGAGCGCCCGATCGTGGTCATCACCTCGAACAACGAGAAGGAACTGCCCGACGCCTTTCTGCGGCGGTGCTTCTTCCATTATATTTCCTTCCCCGACCGGGCCACGATGGAGCGGATCGTCGACGTGCACTTTCCCGGCATCCAGAAGATCCTGGTCGGGAAAGCGCTGGAGATTTTCTACGACGTCCGGGACGTGCCGGGGCTGAAGAAGAAGCCTTCGACCAGTGAGCTGCTCGACTGGCTCAAGCTGCTGCTGCACGAAGACATGCCCCTCGACGTGCTGCAGGACAGGGACCCGACCAAGGCGATTCCGCCGCTGCACGGCGCGCTGCTCAAGAACGAGCAGGACGTAATGCTGTTCGAGCGGCTGGCGTTCATGGCGCGCCGCAAGGGGTAG
- a CDS encoding MFS transporter gives MERVRSLQAPADRRLGRGVLLAYGLGAVAYGVKDSGFGTFLLLFYNQVLGLPSASVGLVIMAALVLDAFIDPMVGILSDRTRSRWGRRHPWMYAAALPIMIGWMLLWSPPAALGQGGLLVWLFVAAIGVRAAVSCYEVPSVALTPELSSDYDERTRIMAYRYLFGWAGGLLMLASAYVLFLAPRPGFPNGLLYRPGYHGMALTGALAMGVAILVSALATHREIPRLLQAGAVAPGVGAAFQEMLSAGRNRGFMILLLGGLCSYTNQGLNYALSNYFYSYVWLFKGAEFLFVAVALFAGVLVAFTIAKPLSLRLGKARGAALMAIAAYAAAATPYLLRLIGWFPEPATTASLVMVLGSLILSTGCGVSTFILGSAMLADVVEDSEATTGRRNEGLFFAGGFFVQKCTSGLGIFLAGVLLAAAGFPKQAHPGSVPVPVLDRLTLIYLGLGALLATCAALAYLRFPFGRAEHEARIAART, from the coding sequence ATGGAGCGCGTCCGTTCGTTGCAGGCACCCGCCGATCGCCGGCTGGGCCGCGGCGTCTTGCTTGCCTACGGGCTCGGCGCCGTCGCCTACGGGGTCAAGGACAGCGGCTTCGGCACCTTCCTGCTCTTATTCTACAATCAGGTTCTCGGGCTCCCGTCGGCGTCCGTCGGGCTGGTGATCATGGCGGCGCTGGTGCTCGATGCCTTCATCGACCCGATGGTCGGCATCCTCAGCGACCGCACGCGCTCGCGCTGGGGGCGGCGCCACCCCTGGATGTATGCGGCCGCGCTGCCGATCATGATCGGCTGGATGCTGCTCTGGTCCCCGCCCGCGGCGCTAGGCCAGGGCGGACTGCTCGTCTGGCTGTTCGTGGCCGCCATCGGGGTTCGCGCGGCGGTCAGCTGCTACGAAGTGCCGTCGGTTGCGCTCACGCCGGAGTTGAGCAGCGACTATGACGAGCGCACGCGGATCATGGCCTACCGTTATCTGTTCGGCTGGGCCGGCGGACTGTTGATGCTGGCCTCCGCCTACGTGCTTTTCCTGGCCCCGCGCCCAGGCTTCCCCAACGGACTGCTCTATCGGCCCGGATATCACGGCATGGCGCTGACCGGGGCGCTGGCGATGGGCGTTGCCATTCTCGTGAGCGCGCTTGCCACGCACCGCGAAATTCCGCGGCTGCTGCAGGCCGGCGCGGTCGCGCCGGGGGTAGGAGCCGCCTTCCAGGAGATGCTGAGCGCCGGACGCAATCGCGGCTTCATGATCCTGCTGCTGGGCGGGCTGTGTTCCTACACCAACCAGGGCCTCAACTACGCGCTGTCCAACTATTTCTACAGCTACGTCTGGCTGTTCAAGGGCGCCGAGTTCCTGTTCGTCGCCGTGGCCCTGTTCGCCGGCGTGCTGGTCGCCTTCACCATCGCCAAGCCTCTCAGTCTCCGCCTGGGCAAGGCCAGGGGCGCGGCGCTGATGGCGATTGCGGCCTACGCCGCGGCAGCCACGCCCTATCTGCTGCGGCTGATCGGCTGGTTTCCGGAGCCGGCGACCACCGCCAGCCTGGTCATGGTACTGGGGTCACTGATCCTCAGCACCGGGTGCGGCGTCAGCACCTTCATCCTCGGCAGCGCCATGCTGGCCGACGTCGTCGAGGACAGCGAAGCAACCACCGGCCGCCGCAACGAAGGGCTGTTCTTCGCCGGTGGCTTTTTCGTCCAGAAGTGCACTAGCGGCCTCGGCATCTTCCTTGCCGGAGTCCTCCTCGCCGCGGCCGGTTTCCCGAAGCAGGCGCACCCGGGCAGCGTGCCGGTGCCGGTCCTCGACCGTCTCACGCTCATCTATCTGGGTCTGGGCGCGCTGCTCGCGACGTGCGCCGCCCTCGCCTACCTGCGCTTTCCCTTCGGCCGCGCGGAGCACGAGGCTCGAATCGCCGCCAGGACCTGA
- a CDS encoding 2-oxoglutarate and iron-dependent oxygenase domain-containing protein: MSTDLLTADKIASVSLAEADRDRDAFAQALGRSFEEYGFAILADHGIPDELIARAEEKAKAFFALPEEVKRKYALSHGGARGYTPFGIETAKGHKAHDLKEFWHVGRELAAGHKFRDVMDDNVWPTEVPGFKETFLELYDTFDRTGLTVLSAIARYLGIDEDYFRDTVRDGNSVLRLLHYPPQTEPTGEHIRAGAHEDINTITLLLGAEEAGLELQTRDGRWIPVSPRPGELVINIGDMLQRLTNGKLRSTPHRVVNPSPDRASNARYSMPFFLHFRPDYMIEALPGTVPAGEEPKWPPISSHDYLLERLREIKLA, translated from the coding sequence ATGAGCACTGACCTTTTAACCGCCGACAAGATCGCCTCCGTTTCTCTCGCCGAAGCGGACCGCGACCGTGACGCCTTCGCGCAAGCCCTTGGCCGCAGCTTCGAGGAGTATGGCTTCGCCATCCTTGCCGACCACGGCATCCCCGACGAACTGATCGCGCGTGCGGAGGAGAAGGCCAAGGCGTTCTTCGCCCTGCCGGAGGAGGTGAAGCGCAAATATGCGCTCAGCCATGGCGGCGCCCGCGGATACACGCCGTTCGGCATCGAGACCGCCAAGGGCCACAAGGCGCACGACCTCAAGGAATTCTGGCACGTCGGGCGCGAACTGGCGGCCGGGCACAAGTTCCGCGACGTCATGGACGACAACGTCTGGCCGACCGAGGTGCCGGGCTTCAAGGAGACCTTCCTCGAGCTCTACGACACGTTCGACCGAACCGGCCTGACCGTCCTGTCGGCGATCGCCCGCTACCTCGGCATCGACGAGGACTATTTCCGCGACACGGTGCGCGATGGAAACAGCGTGCTGCGCCTGCTTCACTATCCGCCGCAGACGGAGCCGACCGGCGAGCATATCCGCGCCGGCGCGCACGAGGATATCAACACCATCACCCTGCTGCTCGGCGCCGAGGAAGCGGGCCTGGAGCTACAGACCCGCGATGGCCGCTGGATCCCGGTCAGCCCGCGCCCGGGCGAGCTGGTGATCAACATCGGCGACATGCTTCAGCGGCTGACCAACGGCAAGCTTCGCTCGACCCCGCACCGGGTGGTCAATCCATCGCCGGACCGTGCGAGCAATGCGCGTTACTCCATGCCCTTCTTCCTGCATTTCCGCCCCGACTATATGATCGAGGCGCTGCCCGGCACGGTGCCGGCGGGCGAGGAGCCGAAGTGGCCGCCGATCAGCAGCCACGACTACCTCCTGGAACGCCTGCGCGAGATCAAGCTGGCCTGA
- a CDS encoding nucleoside transporter C-terminal domain-containing protein, producing the protein MNHLSGLLGVGAILLLAFLLSSDKRAIRPRVVGAAFALQAAIAFLVLYTPWGREGILGMSRGVSNLLGYANQGTEFLFGPSATNPLAKTFALGALPVIIFFAALVSILYYLGIMQRVVRWVGGAIGWITGIGRVEALGSAANIFVGQSESPLVVRPYLAALPPAKIFTLMTVGMAGVAGTILAAYASLLGPQYLPFLLAAAFMSAPGGILMAKIIMPDPVEPVAAPTPELAVAEAGPPHETIEIAETFEEGEKPANIIMAAAQGAQTGVKLAVAVGAMVLAFVALVALANGLLGGVGGWFGVPDLSFQRLVGYVFQPFMYLIGVPWNEAGVAGGLFGTKIVLNEFVAFIDLGNSGGPAAALSARSRAIVTFALCGFANFSSIAIQMAVTGGLAPNQRPVIARLGIRALIAGSLANLMSAALAGIMMA; encoded by the coding sequence ATGAATCACCTGTCTGGCCTGCTCGGCGTGGGCGCGATCCTGCTGCTCGCCTTCCTGCTGTCGAGCGACAAGCGCGCGATCCGCCCGCGCGTCGTCGGCGCCGCCTTTGCGCTGCAGGCCGCGATCGCCTTCCTGGTGCTCTATACCCCGTGGGGGCGCGAGGGCATCCTGGGCATGAGCCGGGGCGTGTCCAACCTCCTCGGCTACGCCAACCAGGGTACGGAATTTCTGTTCGGTCCGTCGGCGACCAACCCGCTGGCCAAGACCTTCGCGCTTGGCGCCTTGCCCGTGATCATCTTCTTCGCGGCGCTGGTCTCAATCCTTTACTATCTCGGCATTATGCAGCGGGTGGTGCGCTGGGTCGGCGGCGCGATCGGCTGGATCACTGGCATCGGCCGGGTCGAGGCGCTGGGCAGTGCCGCCAACATCTTCGTCGGCCAGTCGGAAAGCCCGCTGGTCGTGCGGCCCTACCTCGCCGCGCTTCCCCCGGCCAAGATCTTCACCCTGATGACCGTCGGAATGGCCGGCGTAGCGGGCACGATCCTGGCTGCCTACGCCAGCCTGCTCGGACCGCAATATCTGCCGTTCCTGCTGGCGGCCGCCTTCATGTCGGCGCCCGGCGGCATCCTGATGGCCAAGATCATCATGCCGGATCCGGTCGAGCCGGTGGCGGCGCCGACGCCCGAGCTGGCGGTTGCGGAGGCAGGGCCGCCGCACGAGACGATCGAGATCGCCGAGACGTTCGAAGAGGGCGAGAAGCCGGCCAACATCATCATGGCCGCCGCGCAGGGCGCTCAGACTGGCGTCAAGCTGGCGGTGGCCGTCGGCGCGATGGTGCTGGCGTTCGTGGCGCTGGTGGCGCTAGCCAATGGGCTACTGGGCGGCGTCGGCGGCTGGTTCGGCGTTCCGGACCTCAGCTTCCAGCGATTGGTCGGTTACGTCTTCCAGCCGTTCATGTATCTGATCGGCGTGCCGTGGAACGAGGCGGGCGTCGCCGGCGGTCTATTCGGCACCAAGATCGTCCTGAACGAATTCGTCGCCTTCATCGATCTGGGCAACTCCGGCGGTCCGGCCGCGGCGCTATCGGCGCGCAGCCGGGCGATCGTCACCTTCGCGCTGTGCGGATTCGCCAACTTCTCAAGCATCGCCATTCAGATGGCGGTGACCGGCGGGTTGGCGCCAAACCAGCGGCCGGTGATTGCCCGACTGGGGATACGGGCGCTGATCGCCGGAAGCCTCGCCAATCTGATGAGCGCGGCACTGGCCGGGATCATGATGGCTTGA
- a CDS encoding TIGR00730 family Rossman fold protein gives MIRRVAVYCGSAMGADPAFADMARDLAAEMVQRGLGLVYGGGRLGLMGIVADAVLAGGGEVHGVIPQALVDKEVAHTGCTTLHTVAGMHERKAKMTELCDGFVALPGGIGTLDELFEAWTWNALGYHAKPFCLLDVHGFWSGLSGFMDHVSASGFLSTGRRAQLLEATAPAEALDKLDEAARNATQGMVW, from the coding sequence GTGATCCGCCGAGTGGCCGTTTATTGCGGCAGCGCCATGGGCGCCGATCCCGCCTTCGCTGACATGGCCCGTGACCTTGCCGCCGAGATGGTCCAGCGCGGCCTCGGCCTGGTCTATGGCGGCGGCCGGCTCGGGCTGATGGGCATCGTTGCCGACGCGGTTCTGGCCGGCGGCGGCGAGGTGCATGGGGTCATTCCGCAGGCGCTGGTCGACAAGGAAGTGGCCCACACCGGCTGCACCACGCTGCACACGGTGGCCGGAATGCACGAGCGCAAGGCCAAGATGACCGAGCTGTGCGACGGCTTTGTCGCGCTTCCGGGCGGCATCGGCACGTTGGACGAACTGTTCGAGGCGTGGACCTGGAATGCTCTTGGTTACCACGCCAAGCCGTTCTGCCTGCTCGACGTGCATGGCTTCTGGTCGGGGCTGTCGGGCTTCATGGACCATGTCTCGGCCAGCGGGTTCCTGAGCACGGGCCGGCGGGCGCAGCTGCTGGAGGCGACGGCGCCGGCGGAAGCGCTCGACAAGCTGGACGAAGCCGCGCGAAACGCTACGCAGGGCATGGTCTGGTAA